GCCCTCGCCCACCGGATTTCTCCATATCGGCGGGGCGCGTACGGCCCTCTTCAATTGGCTGTTCGCCCGCCACAACGGCGGCACCTTCCTGTTGCGGATCGAGGATACCGATCGCGCCCGCTCCACCGACGCGGCTGTCGAGGCGATCCTCGACGGACTGAAATGGCTGGAGCTCCACTGGGACGGCGAGGCCGTTTCGCAGTTCGAGCGGCGGGACCGCCATGCCGAGGTCGCCCATCGGATGCTGGAGACGGGCCACGCCTACCGCTGCTTCGCCAGCCAGGAAGAGCTGGAAGCCATGCGCGCGGCACAGAAGGCGGCCGGCCAGCCGATGCGCTACGATGGCCGCTGGCGGGACCGCGACCCGTCCGAAGCGCCCGCCGGGGTCGCCCCGGTGATCCGGTTGAAGGCCCCGCAGGAGGGCGAGACCGTCATCAACGACCATGTCCAGGGCGAGGTGCGGGTGCAGAACGCGCAGCTGGACGACATGGTCCTGCTCCGGGCCGACGGCACGCCGACCTACATGCTGTCGGTCGTGGTGGACGACCATGACATGGACGTGACCCACGTGATCCGTGGCGACGACCATCTGACAAACACCTTCCGTCAGGTACAGATCTACCGTGCCATGGGATGGGACCTGCCCGAATTCGCGCATATCCCGCTCATCCATGGGGCTGACGGCGCGAAACTGTCGAAACGACACGGCGCCCTGGGGGTTGATGCCTACAGGGACATGGGTTACCTGCCCGAAGCGGTGCGCAATTACCTGCTCCGGCTGGGCTGGGGGCACGGCGACGACGAGATCATATCGACGGAACAGGCCGTCGAATGGTTCGATCTGGGCGGGATCGGCCGGTCGCCGTCCCGGTTCGACTTCGCCAAGTTGGACAGCCTGAACGCACACTATATGCGGCTTGCCGACGATGCCCGTCTCACCGGCCTGATCACGCCGATGATCGAGGCCAAACTCGGCAGGACGGTCGAAACTTCGGGCCGCGACCTGTTGACGCGGGCCATGCCGGGCCTCAAGCAGCGCGCCAAGACGCTCGTGGAACTGGCTGAGTCAGCGCAATTCTACGTTGCCGCCCGGCCGCTTGAGGTGACCGGCAAGGCGGCCGACCTGGTGACCGGGGACGGCGCCGCCCTGCTTGCCGACCTGGCCGAGGAACTGCGGCCATTCGACGCTTGGAGTTCGACTGAAATCGAGACGAAAGTAAGGGAATTCGCCGAGACCAGGGGTCTGAAGCTGGGCAAGGTGGCGCAGCCTCTCAGGGCGGCGCTATCGGGCTCGACAATTTCCCCACCCATTTTCGAGGTTGCAGAGTTATTAGGGAAAACCGAAACCCTCGCGCGCATTGCTGATGTTGCGCAGCCGCGCTAGGGCCGACGCGCTGCGTTGCCAAGACCGCTTTGCAGCATTATTCTCTCCTGATATGAGACGGTCCGGGGAAATCCGAGGCCGCAATCACAAGGAAGTGCCGAGATGAGCCAGAAAACGGTTACGCTGACTGATAACAGCACCGGGAAATCCTATAATTTTCCGGTACTTGAAGGCACGACCGGTCCGGAAGTGATCGATATTCGCAAACTTTATGCCGAAACCGGATATTTCACCTACGATCCGGGGTTCACCTCTACCGGCAGTTGCGAGTCGAAGATCACCTACATCGACGGCGATGAGGGTATTCTGCTGCACCGCGGCTATGCCATCGAAGATCTGGCCGAAAATTGCAATTTCCTGGAAGTCTGCTATCTGCTGCTCCACGGCGAGCTGCCGTCGCCCGACCAGCTCACCACCTTCGACAAGACCATCACCTATCACACGATGGTCCATGAGCAGATCAACTACTTCCTGCGCGGCTTCCGCCGCGACGCGCACCCGATGGCGGTCCTGTGCGGCGTGACCGGCGCGCTGTCCTCGTTCTACCACGACAGCACCGACATCGAGGATCCGCACCAGCGGATGATCGCCTCCCACCGGCTGATCGCCAAGCTGCCCACCATGGCGGCGATGGCCTACAAGTACTCGGTCGGCCAGCCCTTCATGTACCCGCGGAACGATCTCAGCTATGCCGAGAACTTCCTGTACATGACCTTCGGCGTGCCGTGCGAGACGTTCAAGGTCAACCCGATCCTGGCCAAGGCGATGGACCGGATCTTCATCCTGCACGCCGACCACGAGCAGAACGCCTCGACCTCCACGGTCCGGCTGGCCGGTTCGTCGGGCGCCAACCCGTTCGCCTGCATCGCCGCCGGCATCGCGTCCCTGTGGGGTCCCGCCCACGGCGGCGCCAACGAGGCAGTGCTGAAGATGCTGCAGGAAATCGGCGACAAGGACCGCATTCCCGAGTTCATCAAGCGCGCCAAGGACAAGAACGACAGCTTCCGCCTGATGGGCTTCGGTCACCGGGTCTACAAGAACTTCGATCCGCGCGCCCAGGTCATGCGCAAGACCTGCCACGAGGTGCTGGGCGAGCTCGGCATCAAGAACGATCCGCTGCTTGACATCGCGATGGAGCTGGAGCGCATCGCTCTCGAAGACG
This Skermanella mucosa DNA region includes the following protein-coding sequences:
- the gltX gene encoding glutamate--tRNA ligase, which produces MSVVTRFAPSPTGFLHIGGARTALFNWLFARHNGGTFLLRIEDTDRARSTDAAVEAILDGLKWLELHWDGEAVSQFERRDRHAEVAHRMLETGHAYRCFASQEELEAMRAAQKAAGQPMRYDGRWRDRDPSEAPAGVAPVIRLKAPQEGETVINDHVQGEVRVQNAQLDDMVLLRADGTPTYMLSVVVDDHDMDVTHVIRGDDHLTNTFRQVQIYRAMGWDLPEFAHIPLIHGADGAKLSKRHGALGVDAYRDMGYLPEAVRNYLLRLGWGHGDDEIISTEQAVEWFDLGGIGRSPSRFDFAKLDSLNAHYMRLADDARLTGLITPMIEAKLGRTVETSGRDLLTRAMPGLKQRAKTLVELAESAQFYVAARPLEVTGKAADLVTGDGAALLADLAEELRPFDAWSSTEIETKVREFAETRGLKLGKVAQPLRAALSGSTISPPIFEVAELLGKTETLARIADVAQPR
- the gltA gene encoding citrate synthase, producing the protein MSQKTVTLTDNSTGKSYNFPVLEGTTGPEVIDIRKLYAETGYFTYDPGFTSTGSCESKITYIDGDEGILLHRGYAIEDLAENCNFLEVCYLLLHGELPSPDQLTTFDKTITYHTMVHEQINYFLRGFRRDAHPMAVLCGVTGALSSFYHDSTDIEDPHQRMIASHRLIAKLPTMAAMAYKYSVGQPFMYPRNDLSYAENFLYMTFGVPCETFKVNPILAKAMDRIFILHADHEQNASTSTVRLAGSSGANPFACIAAGIASLWGPAHGGANEAVLKMLQEIGDKDRIPEFIKRAKDKNDSFRLMGFGHRVYKNFDPRAQVMRKTCHEVLGELGIKNDPLLDIAMELERIALEDDYFIEKKLYPNVDFYSGIILKAMGFPTSMFTVLFAVARTVGWIAQWKEMIEDPGQKIGRPRQLYTGATHRQFVPLNERG